One window of the Prinia subflava isolate CZ2003 ecotype Zambia chromosome 1, Cam_Psub_1.2, whole genome shotgun sequence genome contains the following:
- the COLEC12 gene encoding collectin-12: MKDDFAEEEEVQSFGYKRFGIQEGSQCTKCKNNWALKFSIILLYILCALLTITVAILGYKVVEKMDNVTGGLETSHRRYTEKLTEVESDLKKLDDQAGQKALNTNTELSSFRSDILALRQQLHDIAEKTTRNKDTLEKLQESGNVLDDRQNQMKSALDSNSFMIISVNKTLQAYTGYINNLQQDTSNIQTNLQSQEHSHNVVMMSLNNLNLTQIQQRNLISALQKSMEDTGSAIVRIKNDFQNLQQVVIQARKDTDWLKEKVHNLQALAANNSAMAKANNDTLEDMNNQLSSFSGQMENITTIAQANEQSLKDLQEQHKGDENRTAAKFSHLEERFQVFETDIVNIISNISYTAHHLRTLTSNLNEVRTTCTDTLSKHSDELIFMNSTLANIRIDSASLKVQQDLMRSRLDVEVANLSVIMEEMKLVDSKHGQLIKNFTILQGPPGPRGPKGDRGPQGPLGPAGLKGQKGEKGEPGPPGPAGEKGPPGPAGPPGEKGGKGSRGSPGSKGQRGSPGKTGLPGPNGDPGPPGPPGKDGPPGPQGPPGFQGLQGTVGSPGLPGPRGLTGLPGVPGLPGPKGPPGPPGPPGPAMLMALQSEPTPVPEANGCAPHWKNYTEKCYYFSVEREIFEGAKLFCEERASHLVIINNKEEQQWIKRQIFGKGSFWIGLTDSEKENEWRWLDGSLPVYTNWKTGQPDNWSHGHGPGEDCAGLIYAGLWNDFYCEDVNNFICEKDMDKGQVLGV; the protein is encoded by the exons TTGTAGAAAAAATGGACAATGTGACAGGTGGCCTGGAAACATCCCACAGAAGATACACAGAAAAGCTCACTGAAGTGGAGAGTGACCTTAAGAAATTAG ATGACCAAGCTGGACAAAAAGCCTTGAATACTAACACTGAACTGTCCAGCTTCAGATCTGACATTCTGGCTCTTCGTCAGCAGCTTCATGACATTGCAGAGAAAACTACCAGAAACAAAGACACACTGGAGAAGCTGCAAGAGTCTGGAAATGTATTAGATGATAGACAGAACCAAATGAAAAGTGCCTTAGATAGTAACTCTTTCATGATCATCAGTGTCAATAAGACTCTTCAGGCATATACTGGCTATATCAACAATCTTCAACAAGACACAAGTAATATACAAACAAACCTGCAAAGCCAAGAGCATTCTCATAATGTGGTCATGATGAGCCTGAACAACTTAAACCTGACTCAAATACAGCAAAGAAATCTTATCAGTGCCTTACAGAAATCAATGGAAGATACAGGCTCGGCTATTGTAAGAATCAAGAATGACTTTCAAAATCTGCAGCAGGTTGTTATTCAGGCCCGGAAGGACACTGACTGGCTTAAGGAGAAAGTACACAATTTACAGGCTTTGGCTGCCAACAACTCAGCAATGGCAAAAGCCAACAATGACACGCTTGAAGACATGAACAATCAGCTCAGCTCCTTCAGTGGGCAGATGGAGAACATCACCACAATTGCCCAAGCCAACGAACAAAGTCTAAAGGATCTCCAGGAACAGCATAAAGGAGATGAAAACAGAACCGCTGCCAAATTCAGCCATCTGGAAGAAAGGTTCCAAGTCTTTGAAACTGATATAGTCAATATCATCAGCAACATCAGCTACACCGCTCATCACCTACGGACACTGACGAGCAATCTCAATGAGGTCAGGACAACTTGTACAGACACCTTAAGTAAACACTCAGATGAGCTGATTTTTATGAACAGCACGCTAGCCAATATTCGCATAGACTCTGCATCTCTCAAGGTGCAACAGGATTTGATGAGGTCAAGGTTAGATGTTGAAGTTGCCAATTTGTCAGTAATTATGGAAGAAATGAAGCTGGTGGATTCCAAACATGGCCAGCTCATCAAAAACTTCACTATCCTACAAG GCCCTCCTGGTCCAAGGGGACCTAAAGGTGACAGAGGCCCTCAAGGTCCTCTTGGGCCTGCTGGCCtaaaaggacaaaaaggagagaaaggagagccCGGACCACCAGGACCTGCGGGAGAGAAGGGCCCACCTGGGCCAGCCGGGCCcccaggagagaaaggaggCAAAGGTTCAAGAGGATCGCCTGGCTCCAAAGGTCAGAGAGGTTCTCCTGGCAAGACAGGTCTGCCTGGACCAAATGGAGACCCAGGGCCACCAGGGCCCCCAGGCAAGGATGGTCCCCCAGGGCCTCAAGGCCCACCAGGATTTCAAGGCCTGCAAGGAACGGTGGGAAGCCCAGGGCTCCCGGGACCACGAGGACTAACTGGACTGCCTGGAGTCCCTGGGCTGCCTGGTCCGAAGGGCCCACCCGGCCCACCGGGGCCGCCAGGTCCGGCCATGCTAATGGCACTGCAGAGTGAGCCTACGCCCGTGCCCGAGGCCAATG GTTGTGCTCCCCATTGGAAGAACTATACGGAAAAGTGCTACTACTTTTCAGTTGAAAGAGAAATTTTTGAAGGGGCAAAGTTATTCTGTGAAGAGAGAGCATCACACTTGGTTATCATCAACAACAAAGAGGAACAG CAATGGATAAAAAGGCAGATTTTTGGGAAAGGCAGCTTCTGGATTGGACTAACAgattcagagaaggaaaatgaatgGAGATGGTTGGATGGATCCTTACCAGTTTACAC aaactggaaaactgGGCAGCCTGATAACTGGAGTCATGGGCACGGGCCAGGGGAAGACTGCGCTGGGTTGATCTATGCTGGGCTCTGGAATGACTTCTACTGTGAAGATGTTAACAATTTCATTTGTGAAAAAGACATGGACAAAG GGCAAGTTCTTGGAGTGTAA